The proteins below come from a single Burkholderia contaminans genomic window:
- the dapF gene encoding diaminopimelate epimerase: MPIGFRKMHANGDDFAIVDLRGQDHAHAIDGNLARRMGDRKRGIGFNQLAVVSDCDDAAARVAFWNADGSPLDTCGSATRGVAWQLMRETGLSSLVLRTRRGYLECSTEANGLITVEMGRPLTGWRDVPLAEALDTLALPLPGAPAACNMGNPHCTFFVDDLRTIDVAALGPTIETHPLFPQKTNVHFVQVIDRTHIRLRIWERGGGVPLGSGSCSCGAVVNGIRRGLLDASVRVECDGGDVTVRWDGAGSVLLSGPVAFGFSGNWLGEQTPGA, encoded by the coding sequence ATGCCAATCGGATTTCGGAAGATGCACGCGAACGGCGACGACTTCGCGATCGTCGACCTGCGCGGTCAGGATCACGCGCACGCGATCGATGGCAACCTCGCGCGGCGCATGGGCGACCGCAAGCGCGGCATCGGCTTCAATCAGCTCGCGGTCGTGTCGGACTGCGACGACGCAGCAGCCCGCGTCGCGTTCTGGAACGCCGACGGCTCGCCGCTCGACACCTGCGGCAGCGCAACGCGCGGCGTCGCGTGGCAACTGATGCGGGAAACCGGCCTGTCATCGCTCGTGCTGCGAACCCGCCGCGGGTATCTCGAGTGCTCGACGGAGGCGAACGGCCTGATCACCGTCGAGATGGGCCGGCCGCTCACCGGCTGGCGGGACGTGCCGCTCGCGGAGGCACTCGACACGCTCGCGTTGCCGCTGCCCGGCGCCCCTGCCGCGTGCAACATGGGCAATCCGCATTGCACGTTCTTCGTCGACGATCTGCGCACGATCGATGTCGCGGCGCTCGGCCCGACCATCGAAACGCATCCGCTGTTTCCGCAGAAAACCAACGTGCACTTCGTTCAGGTCATCGATCGCACGCATATTCGCCTGCGCATCTGGGAGCGCGGCGGCGGCGTGCCGCTCGGTTCGGGATCATGTTCGTGCGGGGCGGTCGTCAACGGCATCCGGCGCGGGTTGCTGGATGCGTCGGTGCGCGTCGAATGCGACGGCGGCGACGTGACGGTGCGTTGGGATGGTGCCGGCAGTGTGCTTCTGAGCGGGCCGGTCGCGTTCGGGTTCAGCGGAAACTGGCTGGGCGAGCAGACGCCCGGAGCCTGA
- a CDS encoding DUF4440 domain-containing protein has product MSQAQSEEQLDQAFQQAIAANYAVLTNGFGTNNAGTVAYEFFTPDAWSVGAEEETAIGAKAIETLYADFVGAYTFEAKSVSAHRVGDAGWDFAEVTLVSTDGQKEVHPYKVLYVWERIDGKWTCKGQMYVEGSFKGTVAGV; this is encoded by the coding sequence ATGTCGCAAGCGCAATCCGAAGAGCAACTGGACCAAGCGTTTCAACAAGCGATTGCCGCCAATTACGCGGTGCTGACCAACGGTTTCGGGACCAACAACGCAGGTACCGTCGCCTACGAATTCTTCACGCCGGATGCATGGTCCGTCGGTGCGGAAGAGGAGACGGCCATCGGCGCGAAGGCGATCGAAACGCTTTACGCCGACTTCGTCGGTGCATACACCTTTGAGGCCAAGTCCGTCTCGGCCCACCGGGTGGGTGATGCCGGATGGGACTTCGCGGAGGTCACACTCGTGTCAACGGACGGCCAGAAGGAAGTTCATCCGTACAAGGTTCTCTACGTTTGGGAGCGCATTGACGGCAAATGGACCTGCAAAGGACAGATGTACGTTGAAGGGAGTTTCAAAGGTACAGTCGCCGGCGTTTGA
- a CDS encoding LamG-like jellyroll fold domain-containing protein: MLPEEIVPLGDIENIARRHFVTALGATLLAGCGGDGSNAVTGGERASANGTGQASRGAPASNGIDAGVTSAGTAQTRAFTHPGLLHTEADFERMRAKVGAHASPWIDSWNVLVANGHTRLTNKPNPQVGIYRGNDPTHGQNYGALYNDIAAAYGDALRWKVSDDTRYADKAVEYLDQWTAKLTTLGGSDVALAAGIYGYEFANAAEIMRGYSGWSPAGLAAFQAMMRNVFYPVSHAFLTRIDTAMDTHYWANWGLANIACILAIGVLCDDAELVNEAVTHFKTGGSNGCIRQAVYYLHPGNLGQWQEAGRDQGHSTLGIALTGAICEMAWSQGIDLYGYDNNRFLAGAEYVAKANLKQADGAFYTVPFVTYQNSAGVTQTQFSTGGQGDALGRPCWALVANHYINRKGLAAPYTKRAAELVAPEGGGGNYGPNSGGFDQLGYGTLTCTLDPGTPAATPTGLTGYAGAGKVVLSWWGSSNAVSYNVKRATIAGGPYSTIRSGITDLLTFTDMPAGAGTYFYVVTAQTIAGESAPSNEVKVITAQQLLAHLTFDEGSGVTAADSSGNGRNGTLNGATWAAGRSGNAVSLNGSGAYVALPGDLLADVSDFTIASWVFWNGAQTWARLFDFGTGFHRYMMFTPRAQLRNGWAGMRFAMTANGPGDGPPEQIIDAPTELPSKRWVHVAVTLSGSTGTIYVDGTPVSTNTAMFQAPFRLGPTTQNWLGKSQYSADATFHGLIDDFRIYRGALSAAQIASLMTN; the protein is encoded by the coding sequence ATGCTACCCGAGGAAATCGTCCCACTCGGCGACATCGAAAATATTGCACGACGCCATTTCGTGACGGCGCTCGGCGCAACGCTTCTGGCCGGATGCGGCGGCGACGGAAGCAACGCGGTTACAGGCGGTGAGCGTGCATCGGCAAACGGCACCGGCCAGGCGTCCCGAGGTGCTCCAGCTTCGAATGGTATCGACGCAGGGGTGACGTCGGCAGGCACTGCCCAGACCCGCGCCTTCACGCATCCCGGTTTGCTGCATACCGAGGCGGATTTCGAACGCATGCGCGCTAAGGTCGGGGCTCACGCTTCCCCATGGATCGACAGCTGGAACGTGCTCGTCGCCAACGGTCACACGCGCCTCACGAACAAGCCGAACCCGCAGGTCGGCATCTATCGCGGCAATGATCCCACGCATGGCCAGAACTACGGCGCGCTCTACAACGACATCGCTGCCGCCTATGGCGACGCGCTGCGCTGGAAGGTGTCGGACGACACACGCTATGCCGACAAAGCCGTGGAGTATCTGGACCAATGGACCGCGAAGCTGACGACGCTTGGCGGCAGCGACGTGGCGCTCGCCGCCGGCATCTACGGTTACGAGTTCGCCAACGCAGCCGAAATCATGCGCGGCTACAGCGGCTGGAGTCCGGCCGGACTCGCGGCGTTCCAGGCCATGATGCGCAATGTCTTCTACCCGGTCAGTCACGCTTTCCTGACCCGTATCGACACCGCGATGGACACGCACTACTGGGCCAACTGGGGCCTGGCCAACATCGCGTGCATCCTGGCCATCGGCGTGCTGTGCGACGATGCCGAGCTGGTCAACGAGGCCGTCACCCATTTCAAGACCGGTGGCAGCAACGGCTGTATCCGGCAAGCCGTGTACTACCTGCACCCCGGCAACCTCGGGCAATGGCAGGAAGCCGGCCGTGACCAGGGCCACAGCACGCTCGGCATTGCTTTGACGGGCGCCATTTGCGAGATGGCGTGGAGTCAGGGCATCGACCTGTACGGCTATGACAACAATCGCTTTCTGGCGGGCGCGGAATACGTGGCCAAGGCCAACCTGAAGCAGGCGGACGGCGCGTTCTACACGGTGCCTTTCGTCACGTACCAGAACAGCGCCGGCGTTACCCAGACGCAGTTCTCCACCGGCGGGCAAGGCGACGCCCTGGGGCGGCCCTGCTGGGCGCTGGTGGCCAACCATTACATCAACCGCAAAGGTCTGGCGGCGCCCTACACCAAGCGCGCTGCCGAGCTTGTGGCACCGGAAGGCGGCGGCGGCAACTACGGCCCCAACAGTGGCGGATTCGACCAGCTTGGCTACGGCACGCTCACCTGTACGCTCGACCCCGGCACCCCTGCCGCAACGCCGACCGGCCTGACCGGCTACGCCGGCGCGGGCAAGGTGGTGCTGTCGTGGTGGGGCAGCAGTAACGCCGTCAGCTACAACGTCAAGCGCGCCACCATTGCCGGCGGACCGTACAGCACCATCCGGAGCGGTATCACCGATCTGCTGACCTTTACCGATATGCCCGCCGGTGCCGGCACGTATTTTTATGTCGTGACGGCGCAAACGATTGCGGGCGAATCGGCGCCCTCCAACGAAGTGAAAGTGATCACGGCGCAGCAGCTGCTCGCGCACCTCACGTTCGATGAAGGCAGCGGCGTCACGGCCGCCGATAGCTCGGGCAACGGGCGCAATGGCACGCTCAACGGCGCAACGTGGGCAGCGGGGCGCAGCGGCAACGCGGTTTCGCTCAACGGCTCGGGCGCGTATGTGGCGTTGCCCGGCGATCTGCTGGCCGATGTGTCGGACTTCACCATCGCCAGCTGGGTGTTCTGGAACGGCGCGCAAACGTGGGCACGCCTGTTCGACTTCGGCACGGGGTTCCACCGCTACATGATGTTCACGCCGCGCGCCCAGTTGCGCAACGGCTGGGCCGGCATGCGCTTCGCGATGACGGCCAACGGCCCAGGTGACGGCCCTCCGGAACAGATCATCGACGCCCCCACCGAGCTGCCGAGCAAGCGATGGGTGCATGTGGCCGTCACGCTATCGGGTTCGACCGGCACGATATACGTGGACGGCACGCCCGTCAGTACCAACACGGCGATGTTCCAGGCGCCGTTCCGCCTTGGCCCTACCACGCAGAACTGGCTGGGCAAATCGCAATACAGTGCCGACGCCACGTTCCACGGCCTGATCGACGATTTCCGTATCTATCGCGGTGCGCTCAGCGCTGCGCAGATTGCATCGCTCATGACGAATTGA
- a CDS encoding dimethylamine monooxygenase subunit DmmA family protein: MLITGIKSRPVYDVLAPMSNGALHVIAGQGSGGQALLRLLGELSDKSEHIVVFYSTESFSGKDFSAELQAIETENLRLFKSNAELVGYLETYLSTAKTGLRLYLAGSESFIGTAMQVANKFNLNSDEVLREHGGTYVRRVWCVHCDTYTENVTHRVFKCPGCGLDLVVRDHYSGRLAAFMGVKADAEQTGNMPAAEELDT, translated from the coding sequence ATGTTAATCACCGGCATAAAAAGCCGTCCGGTGTATGACGTCCTCGCACCGATGTCCAACGGTGCGCTCCACGTCATAGCGGGTCAGGGAAGCGGGGGCCAAGCGCTCTTGCGTTTGCTCGGCGAGTTGTCCGACAAGTCAGAGCACATCGTCGTCTTCTATTCCACCGAGTCGTTTTCGGGGAAGGACTTCTCGGCGGAACTTCAGGCCATCGAAACGGAGAACCTCAGGCTCTTCAAGTCGAACGCCGAACTCGTCGGTTACCTGGAAACGTATTTGTCGACGGCGAAGACTGGACTGCGTCTTTATCTGGCCGGTTCGGAGAGCTTCATCGGTACGGCGATGCAAGTCGCAAACAAGTTCAACCTGAACAGCGACGAGGTGCTGCGCGAGCACGGCGGCACATACGTTCGCCGTGTCTGGTGTGTTCACTGCGATACCTACACGGAGAACGTCACGCATCGTGTTTTCAAGTGCCCCGGCTGCGGCCTTGACCTCGTGGTTCGCGATCATTACTCGGGTCGCCTGGCCGCATTCATGGGCGTGAAGGCAGACGCGGAACAGACCGGCAACATGCCGGCGGCAGAGGAGCTCGACACATGA
- a CDS encoding PDR/VanB family oxidoreductase yields MNAHAGTLPVVVTAIEDITPLIKVFTLQDPSGKPLPGFSGGSHVVVLIPDEGKIYRNPYSLMSTPFDTTSYRIGVRRQDNGRGGSLAMHNDVRVGMTLHITHPANNFPLNRRSLKHIFIAGGVGITPIISQIHDLQVGSVPYELHYAVRNTDHNGMKQFIAGDEIGSTELYYDSADAQIDFDAILGNQPLGSDVYICGPAPMIEAVVASARALGWADSHIHWEEFVEASTGDAFEAFLKKANKRIMVPPELSLLEAIEGAGLDMPYLCRGGACGHCETDVLELDGEIEHRDIWLSDDIKASNRKMMPCVSRAKCKKLVLDL; encoded by the coding sequence ATGAACGCGCATGCAGGTACGTTGCCGGTTGTTGTCACCGCAATTGAAGACATCACCCCGCTCATCAAGGTATTCACCCTTCAGGACCCTTCCGGCAAGCCGCTTCCCGGCTTCTCAGGCGGAAGTCACGTGGTTGTGCTGATTCCCGACGAAGGAAAAATCTATCGCAACCCGTACTCGCTGATGAGCACGCCGTTCGACACGACGTCGTACAGAATCGGCGTTCGTCGCCAAGACAATGGTCGCGGTGGATCACTTGCCATGCACAACGATGTTCGCGTCGGCATGACGCTTCACATCACGCATCCGGCCAATAATTTCCCGCTTAACCGTCGGTCGCTGAAGCACATCTTTATTGCAGGCGGCGTCGGCATCACGCCCATCATCTCCCAGATTCACGACCTTCAGGTCGGCTCGGTCCCTTATGAACTGCACTACGCGGTCCGCAACACCGACCACAACGGGATGAAGCAATTTATCGCGGGCGACGAGATCGGGTCCACGGAGCTCTACTACGACAGCGCTGACGCTCAGATCGACTTTGACGCGATTCTCGGCAATCAGCCGTTGGGCTCCGATGTCTATATTTGCGGCCCGGCTCCGATGATTGAAGCGGTTGTCGCTTCCGCACGCGCGCTCGGGTGGGCGGACAGCCACATTCACTGGGAAGAGTTCGTTGAAGCATCGACTGGAGACGCGTTCGAGGCGTTTCTGAAGAAGGCCAACAAGCGGATCATGGTCCCGCCCGAACTCAGCCTGCTCGAGGCAATCGAGGGCGCCGGCCTCGACATGCCCTACCTCTGCCGTGGTGGTGCCTGTGGGCACTGCGAAACCGACGTGCTCGAACTCGATGGTGAAATTGAACATCGAGACATCTGGCTCAGCGACGACATCAAGGCATCCAATCGAAAGATGATGCCCTGCGTGTCCCGCGCCAAATGCAAGAAGCTTGTCCTCGACCTGTAA
- a CDS encoding WD40/YVTN/BNR-like repeat-containing protein — protein MTNAGANVAANRSQIGGNGSGSNLPAASWTSVKWGGGGYVTGLIYHPANAGLLYARTDVGGAYRWNATNSTWTPITDGIGFGSGEGDYHGVESLALDPNNDQLVYMMTGITVTQGHNGRIYISSNRGDTWTHYDLPFPVGGNDNGRATGERLQVDPNNPSTLFYGSRTAGLWKSADSGRTWTQVTGLSSTTISGGGSPIGVEQVIFDTSGKGSGQPTWIMWATVAPDYANAAGLTSTLYKSTNGGFSWTPVPVPPTVSGYYIPHVVRTSDGNFYVVFNAGVGQGIGGPSYLYEFGGSNNGNWTLLNRSNGNGFGGLSVSGLGSSARIALGMTGWSDTSKTIQLSDDGGSTWREIEAGMPHTGTASGGCAGWVESVAIDPANRDHVMHVHGGGICETMNASSPTPTWRPKVDNLEETVTLALVTAPPGASYKFINSAGDIGTWVNTDLTTRPTKGPLNTWSSGNSADMSWSDPTYIAAAGVDNANGHATKGFWSGDSGNTWATFASLPDGAAASQSNVGNLVVPSRNNVTWAPPDSVPSYTTNNGASWTSTNLPAFSAKWNGFPRAYRLAADRKNPNKVYAYDSGGAPWSWQRGKIYVSNDGGHTFALSQGSVNANLAWNAWGDTSMAVNPNAEGDLWLADGTAVYHSVDSGATWTKLSAFASTNDTPGATVIALGRAPTGSPYSAAVYVEGTLNGVWGIYHSDDGGATWARFNDDAHQFGDSGVMAGDWNTYGRIYVNGAARGLIYSN, from the coding sequence GTGACCAATGCGGGTGCCAATGTCGCCGCCAATCGTAGTCAGATCGGCGGAAATGGCAGCGGCAGCAACCTGCCGGCGGCCAGCTGGACCAGCGTCAAGTGGGGTGGCGGCGGTTACGTTACCGGCCTGATCTACCATCCAGCCAACGCGGGCCTGCTGTACGCACGCACCGACGTTGGCGGCGCGTACCGCTGGAACGCGACCAACTCGACGTGGACGCCCATCACCGACGGCATCGGTTTCGGCTCGGGCGAGGGCGATTATCACGGCGTCGAAAGCCTTGCGCTCGACCCGAACAACGATCAGCTCGTCTACATGATGACCGGCATTACCGTGACGCAGGGTCACAACGGCCGCATCTACATCTCGAGCAACCGCGGCGACACCTGGACGCACTACGACCTGCCGTTCCCGGTGGGCGGCAACGACAACGGCCGCGCCACGGGCGAGCGCCTGCAGGTCGACCCGAACAATCCCTCGACGCTGTTCTACGGATCGCGCACGGCCGGCCTGTGGAAGAGTGCCGATTCGGGCCGCACCTGGACGCAGGTCACGGGTCTGTCCTCCACCACGATCAGCGGCGGCGGCTCCCCGATCGGCGTCGAACAGGTGATCTTCGATACGTCGGGCAAGGGTAGTGGCCAGCCGACCTGGATCATGTGGGCCACCGTCGCCCCGGACTACGCCAACGCGGCGGGTCTGACGTCGACCCTGTACAAATCCACCAACGGCGGCTTCTCGTGGACGCCGGTGCCCGTCCCGCCGACGGTGTCCGGCTACTACATCCCGCACGTCGTGCGCACGTCCGACGGCAACTTCTACGTGGTGTTCAACGCGGGCGTCGGCCAGGGCATCGGTGGTCCGAGCTATCTCTACGAGTTCGGCGGAAGTAACAACGGCAACTGGACGCTGCTCAACCGCTCCAACGGTAACGGCTTTGGCGGCCTGTCCGTCTCCGGTCTGGGCTCGTCCGCCCGCATCGCACTGGGCATGACGGGCTGGAGCGACACCAGCAAGACCATCCAGCTATCCGACGACGGCGGCAGTACGTGGCGCGAAATCGAGGCCGGCATGCCGCACACCGGCACTGCCTCGGGTGGCTGCGCCGGCTGGGTCGAGAGCGTCGCCATCGACCCGGCCAATCGCGATCACGTCATGCACGTCCACGGCGGCGGCATCTGTGAAACCATGAACGCCTCGTCGCCCACGCCAACCTGGCGCCCCAAGGTCGACAACCTCGAGGAAACCGTGACGCTGGCGCTCGTCACGGCGCCGCCCGGTGCGTCGTACAAGTTCATCAACAGCGCCGGCGACATCGGCACGTGGGTCAATACGGATCTCACGACGAGGCCGACGAAAGGCCCGTTGAACACGTGGAGCAGCGGCAATTCGGCCGACATGTCGTGGTCCGATCCGACGTACATCGCCGCCGCGGGCGTCGACAACGCCAACGGCCATGCCACCAAGGGCTTCTGGTCGGGCGACAGCGGCAATACCTGGGCGACGTTCGCGTCGCTGCCTGACGGCGCCGCGGCAAGCCAGAGCAACGTGGGCAACCTGGTCGTCCCGTCGCGCAACAACGTGACCTGGGCACCGCCCGACTCGGTGCCGTCGTACACGACAAACAATGGCGCCAGCTGGACATCGACCAACCTGCCGGCGTTCAGCGCCAAATGGAACGGCTTCCCGCGAGCCTACCGCCTGGCCGCGGACCGCAAGAACCCGAACAAGGTCTATGCCTACGACTCCGGCGGCGCACCGTGGAGCTGGCAGCGCGGCAAGATCTACGTCTCGAACGACGGCGGCCACACGTTCGCGCTGAGCCAGGGCTCCGTGAACGCGAACCTGGCCTGGAATGCGTGGGGGGATACGTCGATGGCGGTCAATCCGAACGCCGAGGGCGACCTCTGGCTGGCCGACGGCACGGCCGTGTACCACTCGGTGGACTCGGGGGCAACCTGGACGAAGCTCAGCGCCTTCGCGTCCACCAACGACACACCGGGCGCCACCGTGATCGCCTTGGGCAGGGCGCCGACCGGTTCGCCGTACTCGGCCGCAGTCTACGTGGAAGGCACATTGAACGGCGTCTGGGGCATTTACCATTCCGACGACGGTGGTGCAACGTGGGCGCGCTTCAACGATGACGCGCACCAATTCGGCGACTCCGGCGTGATGGCCGGCGACTGGAACACGTATGGCAGGATTTACGTCAACGGCGCCGCTCGCGGTCTGATCTACAGCAATTGA
- a CDS encoding PRC-barrel domain-containing protein, which produces MAFYETLIAATVLASSVSAHAQIAGAQPISVTVEQSQALLEGWSVKKSVLGKAVYNDENQKVGTVRDLIVAPDGSVSAAIVSAGGFLGVAAHDVAVPIASLDVRNGNIYLPGATKDALKATPAFQYAKVPSPPKPKKLDDKH; this is translated from the coding sequence ATGGCTTTCTACGAGACCCTCATCGCAGCAACCGTCCTCGCCTCGAGCGTCAGCGCGCACGCACAGATCGCGGGCGCGCAGCCGATCAGCGTGACCGTCGAACAATCGCAGGCGCTGCTCGAAGGCTGGAGCGTGAAGAAGAGCGTGCTCGGCAAGGCCGTCTACAACGACGAGAACCAGAAGGTCGGCACCGTGCGCGACCTGATCGTCGCGCCGGACGGCTCGGTATCGGCGGCGATCGTGTCGGCCGGCGGCTTCCTCGGCGTGGCCGCGCACGACGTCGCGGTGCCGATCGCATCGCTCGACGTGCGCAACGGCAACATCTACCTGCCGGGCGCGACGAAGGATGCGCTGAAGGCGACGCCCGCGTTCCAGTACGCGAAGGTGCCGTCGCCGCCGAAGCCGAAGAAGCTCGACGACAAGCACTGA
- a CDS encoding alanine/glycine:cation symporter family protein → MEQLVDSLNGVIWSPALIFLCLAAGLYFSLRTRFAQVRHFIEMLRLMRGSKASAEGVSSFQALAMSLSGRVGTGNIAGVATAITFGGPGAMFWMWLVAFLGASTAFVESTLSQIYKVRREGQYRGGPAYYIEKGLGIRWYAVAFAIATVLACGLLLPGVQANGISSAIENSFGIAKPVTGAVLVLLLGMIIFGGVKRIARVAEIVVPFMALGYILIAWVVIALDIERLPGVVRLVFESAFGVEAGFGAVLGMAIQWGVKRGVYSNEAGQGTGPHASAAAEVTHPAQQGLVQAFSVYVDTLFVCSATGFMILITGAYNVVAPGGRALFSGAAGIEAGPGYTQMAVESVLPGFGAAFVAMALFFFAFTTILAYYYIAETNVAYLSRARSSAAGTFVLRAVILLATLYGAVKSASVAWALGDIGVGLMAWLNIVAILLLQKPALKALRDYEAQKRAGREPTFDPAALGIANATFWEKPAAASGTRDGRAEPVVAAERQS, encoded by the coding sequence ATGGAACAACTCGTCGATTCGCTCAACGGTGTCATCTGGAGCCCTGCGCTCATCTTTCTCTGTCTTGCCGCAGGGCTGTACTTTTCGCTGCGCACGCGTTTCGCGCAGGTTCGCCACTTCATCGAAATGCTGCGCCTGATGCGGGGCAGCAAGGCCTCGGCGGAAGGCGTGTCGTCGTTCCAGGCGCTGGCGATGTCGCTGTCGGGGCGCGTCGGCACGGGCAACATCGCGGGCGTCGCGACGGCCATCACGTTCGGCGGCCCTGGCGCGATGTTCTGGATGTGGCTCGTCGCGTTCCTCGGCGCGAGCACCGCGTTCGTCGAATCGACGCTGTCGCAGATCTACAAGGTGCGGCGCGAAGGGCAGTATCGCGGCGGCCCCGCGTATTACATCGAGAAGGGGCTCGGCATCCGCTGGTATGCGGTGGCGTTCGCGATCGCCACCGTGCTCGCGTGCGGGCTGCTGCTGCCGGGCGTGCAGGCGAACGGGATCTCGTCCGCGATCGAGAATTCCTTCGGCATCGCGAAGCCCGTCACCGGGGCGGTGCTCGTGCTGCTGCTCGGCATGATCATCTTCGGCGGTGTGAAGCGGATCGCGCGCGTCGCGGAGATCGTCGTGCCGTTCATGGCGCTCGGCTACATCCTGATCGCGTGGGTCGTGATCGCGCTCGACATCGAGCGTCTGCCGGGTGTCGTCAGGCTGGTATTCGAAAGTGCGTTCGGCGTCGAGGCCGGCTTCGGCGCGGTGCTCGGCATGGCGATCCAGTGGGGCGTGAAGCGGGGTGTCTATTCGAACGAAGCGGGGCAGGGCACGGGCCCGCACGCGTCGGCGGCCGCGGAAGTGACGCACCCGGCGCAGCAGGGGCTCGTGCAGGCGTTCTCGGTCTACGTCGATACGCTGTTCGTCTGTTCGGCGACGGGTTTCATGATCCTGATCACCGGCGCGTACAACGTGGTCGCGCCGGGCGGCCGCGCGCTGTTCTCGGGCGCGGCCGGCATCGAGGCCGGCCCCGGCTACACGCAGATGGCCGTCGAATCGGTGCTGCCGGGCTTCGGTGCGGCGTTCGTCGCGATGGCGCTGTTCTTCTTCGCGTTCACCACGATCCTCGCGTACTACTACATCGCGGAAACCAACGTCGCGTACCTGAGCCGTGCACGCAGCAGCGCCGCCGGCACGTTCGTGCTGCGTGCGGTGATCCTGCTCGCGACGCTGTACGGCGCGGTGAAGAGCGCGAGCGTCGCATGGGCGCTGGGCGACATCGGCGTCGGGTTGATGGCGTGGCTGAACATCGTCGCGATCCTGTTGCTGCAGAAGCCGGCGCTCAAGGCGCTGCGCGACTACGAGGCGCAGAAGCGCGCGGGACGCGAGCCGACGTTCGATCCGGCCGCGCTCGGCATCGCGAATGCGACGTTCTGGGAGAAGCCGGCGGCGGCAAGCGGCACGCGCGACGGCCGGGCGGAGCCGGTCGTGGCAGCCGAGCGGCAGTCGTAG
- a CDS encoding heme-dependent oxidative N-demethylase family protein, which translates to MSIVFNTTETFRDDYTFRNSKESIQRWPFPFFEDKYEYTMNLEPHVKVPGTVYAANFDIDEHYVAEMKERAIALEERPGQHFKALPNMMQAQWDLLELIMESYAADYPEYFTLSIDGSQWTWENKLLNIKDTFTFGDPKTLPYEPMEYITRQAQGEWIVVDDRDDTLYWSAAMATERADYSLRFNLGMSWKEWHGPTISSLHDSGILERGLKFLKRMRIGHPVRRLNWTFTVNPRLETSAETLPEWAPDRAKLTLDDVGKKVNMRVELQPLHRLPRSNAIVFPVRTYFASLEELCTIPKWGRRMHRVLRDLNPEIRDYKGFTLYHDLMVEYLSKFDDGAPTSPGNGPE; encoded by the coding sequence ATGTCTATCGTCTTCAACACGACCGAAACCTTCCGCGACGATTACACGTTCCGGAACAGCAAAGAAAGTATCCAGCGTTGGCCGTTCCCGTTCTTCGAGGACAAGTACGAGTACACGATGAATCTGGAGCCTCACGTCAAGGTTCCCGGTACCGTGTACGCCGCCAACTTCGACATCGACGAGCATTACGTCGCGGAGATGAAGGAACGCGCGATTGCATTGGAGGAGCGTCCCGGGCAGCATTTCAAGGCGCTGCCCAACATGATGCAAGCGCAGTGGGATCTGCTCGAGTTGATCATGGAGTCGTATGCGGCCGACTACCCGGAGTACTTCACTTTGAGCATTGACGGCTCGCAGTGGACGTGGGAGAACAAGCTGCTGAACATCAAGGACACCTTCACCTTCGGCGACCCGAAAACCCTGCCGTATGAGCCGATGGAATACATCACTCGCCAGGCTCAAGGTGAATGGATCGTCGTGGATGACCGCGACGATACCCTCTATTGGTCCGCCGCGATGGCGACCGAACGCGCCGATTACTCATTGCGCTTCAACCTTGGCATGAGCTGGAAGGAGTGGCACGGCCCGACGATCTCGTCGCTGCACGACAGCGGCATTCTCGAGCGGGGCCTCAAGTTCCTCAAGCGCATGCGTATCGGCCATCCGGTGCGGCGTCTCAACTGGACTTTTACCGTCAACCCGCGCCTCGAGACGTCCGCAGAGACGCTGCCGGAGTGGGCCCCCGACCGAGCGAAGCTCACGCTCGACGACGTGGGCAAGAAGGTCAATATGCGCGTCGAGTTGCAGCCGCTGCACCGTCTGCCACGGAGCAACGCGATCGTGTTTCCCGTGCGGACGTATTTCGCAAGCCTCGAAGAACTGTGCACCATCCCGAAGTGGGGCCGTCGCATGCACCGCGTCTTGCGAGACCTGAACCCTGAAATCCGGGACTACAAGGGCTTTACGCTTTACCACGACTTGATGGTTGAGTACCTGTCGAAGTTCGACGACGGCGCTCCGACTTCTCCCGGAAACGGTCCGGAGTAA